The following proteins are co-located in the Lepeophtheirus salmonis unplaced genomic scaffold, UVic_Lsal_1.4 unplaced_contig_3539_pilon, whole genome shotgun sequence genome:
- the LOC121131259 gene encoding LOW QUALITY PROTEIN: importin-11-like (The sequence of the model RefSeq protein was modified relative to this genomic sequence to represent the inferred CDS: inserted 2 bases in 2 codons; deleted 2 bases in 1 codon) — protein sequence MDFNELSRQTYAALQNASTQNDPELLKSAEDTLRCFEEIPGFHVVLLEVIKDTNGSPVPLRWQAVLYLKNGVDRYWRRVSSLRISDEEKQSLRKXLLELFHEPISPIALQIAVLIGKIARIDVPKEWPELLPALSDRVQSQEPLVQHRALLVLYHTIKSLSTKRLPIDVQTFYDTVEKILPFALRLWEVHHSNFVQQASNSPCDENAVLSSLEKSILSIKVIRKCLVYGIKDLKNNNLAMKFLSSIHTSAKLTLEIRNSRGSCDLLEKYAILYMKIMKDVQECHPFSFIPVLKQSLEFVCSLIFTDQGAPYVFPRFVIFCLNFIKQVLLCTYYRLPETEGEVASQIIQKFFDVASVTEIYKRLISKFLPLSAEDLNLWDRDPEEYACEDGGDSWKYSYRPCCEALFLTFFNQYCDILAPLLTGLAKEVSLSPTLPSDLQGILYKDAVYNAIGLSPFDLYEEIDFDNWLQNCLERELTIGDPNYRIIRRRTAWLIGRWSGXRLSPEMRPKVYRILLPLLRPEEDMVVRLTTCKSLKVIMDDFDFSVDEFEPFCGVVFEELFRLLKEVQECDTKLCVLNVLAYVIERIGVTIRPYCYELLRYLPSLWEDSSAHDMLRCSILSALVHIVQGLGTICEVLLPTFIGPIIQLSTDLKENSHVYLLEDGLELWLTVLNNSKELSSTLSSLALNIPPLLQLGSENLRTILYILSSYVLLSPTKFLHSFGKEINSILTDQIMDLQDEGVLIIYRLVELVIKTCPSSSSIYYFKSLIVSSLKAIHNASHSYSMLMSCELSILSRLILCYPKEFGDFSIELARELNQPHEKVTGQILDHWLEKMDLMWASEEKKLLALALCSLLTSGSPVVLDRIYMIFLNVTSALNDVTKPDNNGGFVDTLVMSNPCQTDDGDNAEYETEHEARKRRLASCDSVHSVDLREYFQTQLAGLYQQIGQSRYSEMIENIDVETKANMKEFVTI from the exons ATGGATTTTAATGAATTGAGCCGGCAAACCTATGCGGCCTTACAAAACGCTTCCACTCAGAACGACCCCGAGCTTCTGAAGAGTGCGGAAGACACTCTGAGATGCTTCGAAGAGATCCCTGGATTCCATGTGGTGTTATTGGAGGTCATCAAGGATACAAATGGATCTCCAGTGCCTCTTCGGTGGCAAGCCGTGCTCTATTTGAAAAATGGAGTGGACCGCTATTGGAGGCGCGTCTCATCACT ACGAATCTCGGATGAGGAGAAACAAAGTCTTCGCA GGCTTTTGGAGCTCTTCCATGAGCCCATCTCACCTATTGCTCTACAAATTGCCGTGCTCATCGGTAAAATAGCGCGTATCGATGTTCCTAAAGAATGGCCTGAACTCCTACCCGCTCTATCGGATCGGGTACAGTCCCAAGAACCTCTAGTACAGCATCGAGCACTTCTTGTTTTATACCACACCATCAAAAGTCTGTCCACAAAGAG ATTGCCCATAGACGTACAAACCTTCTATGATACCGTTGAAAAAATTCTACCTTTTGCCCTTAGACTCTGGGAAGTACATCACTCAAACTTTGTTCAACAGGCATCCAACTCTCCCTGTGATGAAAACGCAGTTCTCTCCTCTCTTGAAAAGTCTATTCTTTCCATCAAAGTTATCCGTAAATGTCTCGTCTATGGcataaaggatttaaaaaataataacttagcCATGAAATTTTTATCCTCCATACATACTTCTGCCAAACTCACCCTTGAAATTCGGAATTCTCGAGGATCATGTgatcttttagaaaaatacgctattttatatatgaaaattatgaagGATGTCCAAGAATGTCATCCCTTCTCCTTTATACCCGTTCTCAAACAAAGCTTGGAGTTTGTGTGCTCCTTGATTTTCACGGATCAAGGCGCACCCTATGTCTTCCCAagatttgtcattttttgtcttaatttcataaaacaagttttactCTGCACGTATTATCGTCTTCCAGAGACGGAGGGCGAAGTTGCTTCTCAGATCATTCAAAAGTTCTTTGACGTAGCATCTGTTACAGAGATTTATAAAAGACTCATATCCAAGTTTTTACCATTGAGTGCTGAGGATCTTAATTTGTGGGACAGGGATCCTGAGGAATATGCTTGCGAAGATGGTGGTgattcttggaaatacagttaTCGCCCTTGCTGTGAGGcactttttcttacttttttcaaCCAATATTGCGATATTTTAGCACCACTTCTTACTGGACTCGCCAAGGAAGTTTCTCTCAGTCCTACACTTCCCTCAGATTTACAAGGGATCTTATACAAAGATGCAGTATACAATGCAATTGGACTCTCTCCATTTGACTTGTATGAAGAAATTGACTTTGATAATTGGTTACAAAATTGTCTTGAGAGAGAGTTAACCATAGGAGATCCCAATTATCGTATTATTCGTCGACGAACCGCCTGGCTAATTG GAAGATGGTCAG TTCGTTTATCTCCTGAAATGAGGCCTAAAGTGTATCGAATTTTATTACCTTTATTACGACCTGAAGAAGATATGGTTGTGCGTCTCACTACTTGCAAATCACTTAAGGTTATAATGGACGATTTTGATTTTTCCGTTGATGAATTCGAACCCTTTTGTGGTGTGGTATTTGAAGAGCTCTTTAGACTTTTAAAGGAAGTACAGGAATGTGATACTAAA TTGTGTGTACTTAACGTATTAGCATACGTCATTGAAAGGATTGGAGTAACGATAAGACCCTACTGTTATGAACTACTTCGATATCTTCCTTCTCTTTGGGAAGATTCATCCGCACATGATATGTTACGGTGTTCTATTCTTTCAGCATTAGTTCATATTGTTCAA GGCCTTGGCACTATTTGTGAGGTTCTTCTTCCGACATTCATTGGTCCAATCATACAACTCTCTACGGACTTGAAGGAGAATAGTCACGTATATTTACTTGAGGATGGTTTAGAACTCTGGCTCACAGTTCTAAATAACTCTAAAGAGCTTTCCAGCACTCTTTCCTCCCTTGCTTTGAATATTCCTCCCTTACTGCAATTGGGGAGTGAGAACTTAAGGACAATACTCTACATTCTGAGCTCTTACGTTCTTCTTTCCCcaacaaaatttcttcatagctTTGGCAAAGAAATCAATTCGATTCTTACAGACCAGATAATGGATTTGCAAGACGAAggtgttttaattatataccgCCTTGTTGAGCTTGTCATCAAGACATGTCCC TCCTCATCatctatttactattttaaaagtCTCATTGTTAGCTCATTGAAGGCTATACATAATGCCTCGCACTCCTACTCAATGCTGATGTCTTGTGAGCTGAGTATTCTGTCTAGATTAATTTTGTGCTATCCCAAGGAATTTGGAGATTTCTCCATCGAGCTTGCTCGAGAGCTGAATCAACCTCATGAAAAAGTTACAG gtCAGATTCTTGATCATTGGCTAGAGAAAATGGATCTTATGTGGGCCTCGGAAGAAAAGAAGCTATTAGCCCTAGCTCTCTGCTCTCTTCTTACAAGCGGATCTCCGGTTGTACTTGATAGAATATACATGATATTCCTAAATGTCACATCAGCTCTTAATGATGTTACGAAGCCGGATAATAATGGTGGATTCGTGGACACGCTTGTAATGTCTAATCCTTGTCAGACAGATGACGGCGATAATGCTGAGTATGAGACTGAGCATGAAGCACGAAAACGTCGACTTGCATCCTGTGATTCTGTACATTCTGTTGATTTAAGAGAGTATTTTCAAACACAACTTGCTGGACTTTATCAACAAATTGGTCAGTCAAGATATTCCGAGATGATTGAAAACATTGATGTTGAGACCAAAGCTAACATGAAGGAATTTGTTACTATCTAA
- the LOC121131258 gene encoding uncharacterized protein — MPKGSGLTKTMKLSNELADVVGKKEASRAECIKLLWAYLKKHNLQDPENKQYFTPDKKMAKIFGEDRIRAFGMAKFLKEHLSD, encoded by the exons ATGCCTAAAGGATCCGGTTTAACCAAGACGATGAAGCTCTCCAACGAGCTCGCCGACGTTGTCGGCAAGAAGGAAGCTTCCAGAGCCGAGTGCATCAAGCTTCTCTGGGCTTACCTCAAGAAGCACAATCTCCAGGACCCCGAGAACAAACAATACTTTACTCCAGACAAGAAGATGGCCAAG aTCTTCGGAGAAGACAGAATCCGAGCTTTCGGTATGGCCAAGTTCCTCAAGGAGCACCTTTCtgattaa